A stretch of Endozoicomonas sp. SCSIO W0465 DNA encodes these proteins:
- a CDS encoding transposase, translating to MAFLEHQQLQPEDLLRFITQQQEQIIQLKEQIELLEAEIRRLKKLPAKPDIKPNTKPPDDDTGSPDGDPSAPEGNDGASPDTSSKQKVKKPNEKTRKQRKQPRKPSAEKSIPIAATDVPEGSIRNGTTPFHVQELTIQTSSIEYLLEQWVTPDGQTITAKPPASLHGHHYGPMLQAYVLHQYHGCSVTQPELLDWLWDIGISISSGELSQLLTKGHEQFHAEKDELLTTGIRCSSYIQTDDTGTRHKGKNGYCTIINNESFAWFESTDSKSRENFVSLLHRPWSTYTFTDDALIYLEKLDYPKKWLRVLNPYRGVTFLSHEAWEECMKDLRLTGRRRQQASEAMIYGSLIQHGAGHLTTFSDGARQFDVFKHSQCWIHAERGLAKVHPVNDQQAMAQKWLRTWFWAIYDDLKDFKTEPTEKKAIKVRQGFQALIQTQTCSGLLQDALSGLAVIKEELLLVLDDPSLPLHNNLSESQIREYVKRRKISSGTRSDLGRQCRDTFASLKKTCRLYGLSFWDYLKSRRNYSALSKGILQ from the coding sequence ATGGCTTTTCTAGAACACCAGCAGTTACAACCTGAAGATCTACTGAGATTCATCACTCAGCAGCAAGAGCAGATCATTCAGCTCAAAGAGCAGATAGAATTGCTTGAAGCAGAGATTCGTCGTCTAAAAAAACTGCCCGCAAAGCCTGACATCAAACCAAACACCAAACCTCCCGATGATGACACCGGCAGCCCTGATGGAGATCCATCCGCTCCTGAGGGTAACGATGGAGCCAGCCCAGACACCTCGTCAAAGCAGAAGGTTAAGAAGCCCAACGAGAAAACCAGAAAGCAGCGTAAACAGCCCCGAAAGCCATCGGCGGAAAAATCCATACCCATTGCTGCCACTGATGTTCCGGAGGGATCAATCAGGAATGGAACCACCCCTTTTCATGTTCAGGAACTGACAATACAAACATCCAGTATTGAATATCTTTTAGAGCAATGGGTGACACCCGATGGACAAACCATTACGGCCAAACCGCCAGCCAGCCTTCATGGACATCATTACGGGCCAATGCTGCAGGCCTACGTTCTGCACCAGTATCATGGTTGCTCCGTTACCCAGCCAGAACTGCTGGACTGGCTATGGGACATTGGAATCTCTATTTCCAGCGGGGAACTCAGCCAGCTTCTGACGAAAGGACACGAGCAGTTCCATGCTGAGAAAGATGAGCTGTTGACTACAGGTATTCGCTGTTCAAGTTATATCCAGACAGACGACACGGGAACAAGGCATAAGGGGAAGAACGGTTACTGCACCATCATCAATAACGAGTCCTTTGCCTGGTTCGAGAGCACAGACAGCAAAAGCCGGGAAAATTTCGTAAGCCTACTGCACCGCCCATGGTCAACTTACACGTTCACCGACGATGCCTTGATCTATCTGGAAAAACTGGATTACCCCAAAAAGTGGCTACGCGTTCTTAATCCATACAGAGGCGTCACCTTCCTGAGCCATGAAGCCTGGGAAGAATGTATGAAAGACCTGAGACTAACTGGTAGACGGCGCCAGCAGGCCAGTGAAGCCATGATTTATGGCAGCCTGATACAGCATGGAGCAGGACATCTTACCACCTTCAGTGATGGGGCAAGGCAGTTCGACGTTTTCAAACACAGCCAGTGCTGGATACATGCAGAGCGAGGGCTGGCAAAAGTTCATCCGGTCAATGATCAGCAGGCCATGGCTCAGAAATGGCTTCGGACATGGTTCTGGGCCATTTACGATGACCTTAAAGACTTCAAGACAGAGCCAACTGAAAAAAAGGCAATAAAAGTACGACAGGGGTTCCAGGCGCTGATCCAAACCCAAACGTGCAGTGGGCTTCTTCAGGATGCTCTGTCAGGGTTGGCTGTAATCAAGGAAGAGCTATTACTGGTTCTGGATGACCCGAGCTTACCGCTGCACAACAACCTGAGCGAGAGTCAGATACGAGAATATGTTAAACGACGAAAGATCAGTAGTGGGACGCGAAGCGATTTGGGGCGGCAATGTCGCGACACCTTTGCCAGCCTGAAAAAAACGTGTCGCCTGTATGGTCTCTCTTTTTGGGATTATCTGAAAAGCCGACGTAACTATTCAGCACTGAGCAAAGGCATATTACAGTAA
- a CDS encoding sulfurtransferase, protein MTDNNKLPLILEPEELEYIFTSEDNASVKNRLVIIDLCNPRLYQQAHVPGAISVQPHRLVAGTPPARGKLPALSQLESLFSELGFTGEEHFIVYDDEGGGWAGRFIWTLDVIGHRKYSYLNGGIHAWLKEGHPGESRPNERASTKVSLTIDDRVIASCDFILATLDSPEFTIWDARSPQEYFGEKVMAQKAGHIPGAVNFEWTRAMDPEKNYRIKEGLVAELEALGLTRDQQIITHCQAHHRSGFTYLVAKTLGFKSVRAYDGSWSEWGNLPHTPVAQ, encoded by the coding sequence ATGACTGACAATAACAAGCTGCCACTTATCCTGGAACCAGAAGAACTGGAGTACATATTCACTTCTGAAGACAATGCGTCAGTAAAAAATCGCCTGGTGATTATTGATCTTTGTAATCCCCGGTTATATCAGCAGGCTCATGTTCCCGGAGCCATTAGTGTACAGCCACATCGACTGGTTGCAGGAACACCGCCTGCCCGCGGTAAACTTCCGGCACTCAGCCAATTGGAATCATTATTCAGTGAACTGGGCTTTACCGGTGAAGAACACTTTATTGTTTACGATGATGAAGGCGGTGGCTGGGCAGGTCGCTTTATCTGGACGCTCGATGTGATTGGTCACCGGAAATACTCTTATCTCAATGGTGGTATCCATGCCTGGTTGAAAGAAGGGCATCCGGGAGAGTCCAGGCCAAACGAAAGAGCTAGTACAAAAGTATCGCTCACTATTGATGACCGTGTTATTGCCAGCTGTGACTTCATTCTTGCGACATTGGACAGCCCGGAGTTTACTATCTGGGATGCACGTTCTCCGCAAGAATACTTCGGAGAAAAGGTCATGGCACAGAAAGCCGGTCATATCCCCGGGGCGGTTAATTTTGAGTGGACCCGAGCCATGGACCCGGAAAAGAACTATCGAATCAAAGAAGGGCTGGTTGCAGAGCTTGAGGCTCTTGGTCTGACAAGAGATCAGCAAATCATTACCCACTGTCAGGCCCATCACCGCTCAGGGTTTACCTATCTTGTTGCCAAAACCCTTGGCTTTAAATCGGTCAGAGCCTATGACGGCTCCTGGTCTGAGTGGGGGAATCTGCCTCATACACCGGTAGCTCAATAA
- the asd gene encoding archaetidylserine decarboxylase (Phosphatidylserine decarboxylase is synthesized as a single chain precursor. Generation of the pyruvoyl active site from a Ser is coupled to cleavage of a Gly-Ser bond between the larger (beta) and smaller (alpha chains). It is an integral membrane protein.), with product MKEKLFAAVQFVLPHHLISRAVYYFVECRVPWFKNGLIRWAIDHYHVNMGEAKREDAEEYIHFNDFFTRSLKDGARPLPEDPQMIVSPADGVISQIGDINYGRVFQAKGHDYSLVELLGGDLELGQEFMGGKFATIYLSPRDYHRVHIPAAGSLHKMIHVPGRLFSVNQGTVENVPNLFARNERVVSIFDTQYGPMAVIMVGAINVASIETVWAGLVTPQRGQVATTTYGEASQSIELDRGDEMGRFKLGSTAIVLFGKNQIDWLENWQPGLSIKMGEALAQVPIDKKPC from the coding sequence GTGAAAGAGAAACTGTTTGCAGCTGTTCAGTTTGTGTTGCCCCATCACCTGATCTCCAGAGCTGTGTACTATTTTGTCGAATGCCGGGTTCCGTGGTTCAAAAATGGCCTGATTCGCTGGGCAATTGATCACTACCACGTCAATATGGGTGAGGCTAAACGAGAAGACGCTGAAGAGTACATTCACTTCAATGACTTCTTTACCCGGTCATTAAAGGATGGAGCCCGACCTTTACCGGAAGATCCACAGATGATTGTCAGTCCGGCTGATGGTGTCATCAGTCAGATAGGGGACATCAATTACGGCAGAGTGTTTCAGGCCAAAGGCCATGACTACAGTCTGGTCGAACTGCTCGGTGGTGACCTGGAACTTGGACAAGAGTTTATGGGGGGTAAGTTTGCCACCATTTATCTCTCTCCAAGAGACTATCACCGTGTTCATATACCTGCGGCAGGGTCCCTGCATAAGATGATCCATGTGCCCGGACGCCTTTTCTCTGTAAATCAGGGGACAGTTGAGAACGTCCCCAATCTCTTTGCCCGAAACGAACGGGTAGTCAGTATTTTTGATACGCAATACGGCCCAATGGCGGTTATCATGGTTGGTGCAATCAATGTAGCCAGCATTGAAACCGTTTGGGCCGGTCTGGTAACACCACAAAGAGGGCAGGTTGCCACCACCACCTACGGTGAGGCCAGTCAGTCCATTGAATTGGATCGTGGTGATGAAATGGGTCGTTTCAAGCTGGGCTCGACCGCGATTGTTCTCTTTGGCAAGAATCAGATAGATTGGCTGGAAAACTGGCAGCCAGGCTTGTCCATCAAGATGGGGGAGGCATTGGCACAAGTCCCTATCGATAAAAAACCTTGCTGA
- the glpK gene encoding glycerol kinase GlpK, producing MTTEKKYIVSLDQGTTSSRAIIFNHDGDVVGTSQREFTQYYPRPGWVEHNPMEIWATQSSVLTEVLAKTNIRPDEVAALGITNQRETTVVWDKNTGQPVYNAIVWQCRRTTDICEQLKKAGLECHIRETTGLVLDAYFSGTKIKWILDNVEGARESAGKGDLLFGTVDTWLTWKLTDGRAHVTDVTNASRTMLFDINRLEWNDTILQALDIPRSMLPEVKSSSEIYGKTNIGGKGGTRIPVAGMAGDQQAALFGQMCHEKGMAKNTYGTGCFLLMNTGEAPVKSENGLLTTIAFGIDDKVHYALEGSVFMGGACVQWLRDELGLVRDAADTEYFASKVQDTNGVYVVPGFVGLGAPYWDPYARGAIFGLTRGANRNHIVRATLEAIAYQSRDLIEAMQQDAGIEMKQLRVDGGAVTNNFLMQFQSDILNKEVVRPTVTESTAAGSAYLAGLAVGFWRSIDELKDKVGVDRVYRPVMDDEQRTGLYQGWKKAVERSLKWEDHE from the coding sequence ATGACCACTGAAAAGAAATACATTGTTTCTCTCGACCAGGGTACAACCAGTTCACGTGCCATCATTTTTAACCATGATGGCGATGTCGTAGGGACTTCTCAGCGAGAGTTTACCCAGTACTATCCCCGACCAGGCTGGGTTGAGCACAACCCGATGGAGATTTGGGCGACCCAGAGTTCGGTGCTGACCGAAGTGCTGGCAAAAACCAATATTCGACCTGATGAGGTGGCTGCTCTTGGTATTACCAATCAGCGTGAAACTACCGTTGTCTGGGATAAAAATACCGGTCAGCCTGTCTATAACGCCATTGTATGGCAATGCCGTCGTACAACGGACATCTGCGAACAATTAAAAAAAGCGGGTCTGGAATGTCATATCCGTGAAACCACCGGTCTGGTTCTGGATGCTTATTTCTCTGGCACGAAAATCAAGTGGATTCTTGATAACGTAGAGGGTGCCCGTGAAAGCGCCGGAAAAGGTGATCTGTTATTTGGTACAGTGGATACCTGGCTGACCTGGAAGCTCACCGATGGCCGTGCCCATGTTACCGATGTAACCAACGCTTCACGGACCATGCTTTTTGATATCAATCGTCTTGAGTGGAATGACACTATTCTGCAGGCACTGGATATTCCCCGCAGCATGCTACCTGAAGTAAAGTCCAGCTCAGAAATTTATGGCAAGACCAACATTGGCGGTAAAGGTGGAACGCGGATTCCGGTTGCAGGTATGGCCGGTGATCAGCAGGCTGCACTGTTTGGCCAGATGTGCCATGAAAAAGGTATGGCCAAGAACACCTATGGCACGGGGTGCTTCCTGTTGATGAATACCGGAGAGGCGCCTGTCAAGTCTGAAAATGGCCTGTTAACCACCATCGCCTTTGGTATTGATGATAAGGTGCACTACGCACTGGAAGGTTCTGTCTTTATGGGAGGGGCTTGTGTTCAGTGGCTTCGTGATGAACTGGGTCTGGTCCGTGACGCGGCGGATACCGAATATTTTGCCAGTAAAGTACAAGACACCAATGGTGTTTATGTGGTGCCGGGTTTTGTCGGTCTCGGAGCTCCATACTGGGACCCTTATGCCCGTGGTGCAATCTTTGGCCTGACCCGTGGCGCTAACCGCAACCATATCGTCCGTGCGACACTGGAGGCTATTGCTTACCAGTCCCGGGACCTGATTGAAGCGATGCAGCAGGATGCCGGTATCGAAATGAAGCAGCTTCGTGTGGATGGTGGTGCCGTGACCAACAACTTCCTGATGCAGTTCCAGTCGGACATTCTGAATAAAGAAGTCGTTCGCCCAACGGTAACCGAGTCAACAGCCGCAGGTTCCGCTTACCTGGCAGGTCTTGCCGTTGGTTTCTGGAGGAGCATTGATGAGCTTAAGGACAAAGTCGGCGTTGATCGTGTCTATCGTCCGGTGATGGATGATGAGCAGCGAACAGGGCTGTACCAAGGCTGGAAGAAAGCTGTAGAACGCAGCCTGAAATGGGAAGATCACGAATAA
- a CDS encoding YbhB/YbcL family Raf kinase inhibitor-like protein translates to MKRVVTLAGIGLLAISLSTTGMGNKPDSDIMALMSNQITNGKSFQSQQIYNQWGCTGKNRSPELRWNNIPEGTKSFAVTMYDPDVPTSSGWWHWVVINIPGNVQSLPLNAGSEGGKNLPEGASMLKNDYGFKGYGGACPPPNSAPHNYRITVYALDIPNLDINSNATPAMADFYILQHTLAKAVLTAPTNAR, encoded by the coding sequence ATGAAACGTGTAGTTACTCTTGCTGGTATAGGGTTACTGGCAATCAGTCTTTCTACTACGGGCATGGGAAATAAGCCCGATTCAGACATCATGGCGTTAATGAGTAACCAGATCACCAACGGCAAATCCTTCCAGAGCCAGCAAATTTACAACCAATGGGGGTGTACAGGAAAAAACAGATCACCAGAACTGAGGTGGAACAATATACCCGAAGGAACCAAAAGCTTTGCCGTAACCATGTACGATCCGGATGTACCTACCAGCAGCGGTTGGTGGCACTGGGTGGTGATCAATATTCCCGGCAATGTCCAAAGCCTGCCGTTAAATGCAGGTTCGGAAGGTGGAAAGAACCTTCCCGAAGGGGCAAGCATGCTGAAAAATGATTATGGATTTAAAGGCTATGGTGGTGCTTGCCCTCCACCAAACTCTGCACCGCATAACTACCGTATTACCGTTTACGCTCTGGATATCCCTAACCTGGATATAAACAGCAATGCCACACCAGCAATGGCTGACTTTTATATTCTACAGCACACATTGGCTAAAGCGGTGCTCACAGCACCCACCAATGCCAGATGA
- a CDS encoding Re/Si-specific NAD(P)(+) transhydrogenase subunit alpha, with protein MRIGIPGEVQENENRVAATPDTVDKLQKLGFNIVVERGAGVKASFEDEAYTLAGARIVDRDEVWNSDIILKVNAPIDDEIALLKNGSTLASFVWPAQNEELMNKLSQRKVNILAMDSVPRLSRSQSLDALSSMANIGGYRAVVEASHEFGRFFNGQITAAGKIPPAKVLVIGAGVAGLAALGAAGSMGAIVRAFDTRPEVKEQVESMGAEFLELVFSSEDEEEQDAADGYAKEMSQAFIDAEMALFMEQAREVDIIITTALIPGKPSPRLITEDMVKAMKPGSVIVDLAAQTGGNCACTVKDQITVAHGVKVIGYTDLPSRLPTQASQLYGTNLVNLLKLLCPNKDGQIDINFDDEVIRGLTVIRDGSITWPPPPVKVSAAPTAQPEPVMAREPEKKEKSRPWLKPLLMAVGAVLFGCLANSAPSNFLEHFTVFVLASIVGYYVIWNVKSALHTPLMSVTNAISGIVVVGGLVQLGSDNNIVLALSGIAITVAVINIVGGFAVTQRMLKMFRLD; from the coding sequence ATGCGCATAGGGATCCCTGGAGAGGTCCAGGAAAATGAGAATCGTGTTGCTGCAACGCCCGATACCGTGGATAAGTTGCAGAAGCTCGGTTTTAACATCGTCGTAGAACGTGGTGCAGGGGTAAAAGCGAGCTTTGAGGATGAAGCATATACTCTGGCTGGTGCCCGGATCGTTGATCGTGATGAAGTCTGGAATTCAGATATCATTCTGAAGGTTAACGCGCCAATTGATGATGAAATTGCCCTGCTTAAGAATGGTTCCACCTTGGCCAGCTTCGTCTGGCCTGCCCAGAATGAAGAGCTGATGAACAAGCTCAGTCAGCGTAAAGTGAACATTCTGGCGATGGACAGCGTACCGCGCCTGTCTCGCTCCCAGTCTCTGGATGCTCTGAGTTCCATGGCCAATATCGGTGGCTACCGTGCGGTGGTTGAAGCATCTCATGAGTTTGGCCGCTTTTTTAATGGGCAGATCACGGCGGCTGGTAAAATTCCGCCAGCCAAGGTACTGGTCATTGGTGCCGGTGTTGCTGGTCTGGCTGCCCTTGGTGCCGCTGGCAGCATGGGGGCCATTGTGCGAGCGTTCGATACCCGGCCTGAAGTAAAAGAGCAGGTTGAGAGTATGGGGGCCGAGTTCCTTGAGCTGGTCTTTTCATCGGAAGATGAGGAGGAACAGGACGCTGCCGATGGTTATGCGAAAGAGATGAGTCAGGCATTTATTGATGCTGAGATGGCGCTCTTTATGGAGCAGGCTCGAGAAGTTGATATCATCATCACGACTGCACTTATTCCCGGCAAACCGTCACCCAGGCTGATCACCGAAGACATGGTCAAGGCGATGAAGCCCGGCAGTGTTATTGTCGATCTTGCTGCCCAGACCGGTGGTAACTGTGCATGCACCGTCAAGGACCAGATCACGGTCGCTCATGGCGTAAAAGTTATCGGTTATACTGATCTGCCAAGCCGTCTGCCTACCCAGGCGTCGCAACTGTACGGCACTAACCTGGTCAATCTGCTGAAACTGCTCTGTCCAAACAAGGATGGGCAGATTGATATCAACTTTGATGATGAAGTTATCCGGGGCTTAACCGTTATCCGTGACGGAAGTATCACCTGGCCACCCCCTCCGGTGAAAGTCAGCGCTGCGCCGACGGCACAGCCTGAACCGGTTATGGCCAGGGAGCCTGAGAAAAAGGAAAAGTCCAGACCCTGGCTGAAGCCGTTGCTGATGGCTGTCGGCGCTGTTCTCTTTGGTTGTCTGGCTAATTCTGCCCCAAGTAATTTCCTGGAACATTTCACCGTTTTCGTACTCGCTTCCATCGTCGGTTATTACGTCATCTGGAATGTGAAGTCTGCGCTGCATACTCCGTTGATGAGTGTCACCAATGCCATCAGTGGTATTGTGGTTGTTGGTGGTCTTGTTCAGCTGGGCAGTGACAATAATATCGTACTTGCACTGTCGGGCATTGCCATCACGGTTGCTGTCATCAATATCGTGGGTGGATTCGCTGTTACCCAGCGGATGCTCAAGATGTTCCGTCTGGATTAA